In the Colletotrichum lupini chromosome 4, complete sequence genome, ATGATTAGAATCTCATTATAGTACCCCTACGAGGATTCATATCAGTTTCAGGCGAGACTGAGTTAGCGTCAGCCACGCTTCCGTCTGCTCCTCTGTCTCGGTTCTGAAGGTCCCGAGTCGTTTGTAGATTGGGAGTGATGAAACAATCTCTCCTTGCTCTGGACTGCTCTTCACCAAAAGCCCAGTTGGGAATGATGGTGATGAAAACTTTCTCTCGCCTGAGCTCCTATCAAGACCAAAGATGACGCAGCGCGACGCGAGAACGACCGCAGATACGTCGGCAATCTCATCAGCTTGTCCAAAATCAGCCAGCTTGAAAGTGCCATCATTCCTTAACCCCGAGGGTGCTACAGCATCAAGAGATCCGTGGGCCATGATCTTCCCACCTTCATAGAAGAGGACCTCTGCAAGGTATGTGTCCTGATCACTCTCGGCCTGCTGTACCGGTCGCAAAACCACTGGAACACAGACAGCGCAGAGCTCGATCCAAGCGCTCTCAAGTCTTCCAAACGGATCTGAGCCCGCGGTTTCGATGTGGATATTCTCAATACTGCACTTCTGAATGAGCGGTAGTGAGAATCGCAAATCCCATGCGATTTCTGCGTCACTAGATGCCCAGCTCCAGGATGGCGCCCTCCACGCTTTCGGTTTCGAAGGCTGCATGACAGTGTTCCAAAGCATTCCACGTACCAAATCATTTTTCCAAAGTCCAGCTACATATTCGTCTTCAAGCGCTGGGCTGAAAGTACGGGCTAATCCAGACAAAGCTGAAAACTTGTCATTGGAAACCGTCAGCTTTCGTCTGGTATACTCAATTATTAGATCTTTCCATCTCTCATAGAGGCTTTCCCTTCTCTCTTTCACCTCATTGTAAGGTATATCTTCAGGCGCTGGTGAGAGCAGATGATGCCAGCTTTGGACGTTGTCGTATACCTTGCTACTATGTTCGAGACGTCGTTCCGTTTGACAACGAAAGTAGGACGTATGATTGTCAAAGTACAATACTCGAGTAGACATGAGATCTTCTTGGTATGTCCAAGCCCGCGTAGCCCATGCTCGGGTATGCATGTGGCTTGGATAGTCGGCATCCCAAGTCCGGTGTTCGTTGAGAGCTGACAGGACGTACGTGCCCGACACCCTACCCTGTCCCTTTTTAGACTCGAACGGGACGAGGACCGACGGCCCGGGACTACTTCTTTTCAGGAAACCCGAGTGAGAGGTATCGCCTGCGGCTGCTACCAGTGTGAGAGTAGCATGCCGATATACAGCAAACATGAGCGCGGCCTCCTTTGCCCAGTCTTCGGCGTCGTCTTGGATAATGCATAGAGCATCGATCCAGATGTACTTGATCCCCATATGACGCGCAAATACGACTGCATCTCTGATTGTATCCGGCATCTCGGGAAGTGGGATCTTCGTCTGGCGGTCTGCCAGAGTGGCCGCTGTGGTGATGAGCTGTGATTTACTGACGGATGGAGGGCCCCAGCAGTAGCTCAGAGCAATGTACGATGTCGTTGGAGGAAGTTTGTCACTCATGACCAAGCGAGCTATTCCGTCACTCATCTCTCCAACTTTAATCAGCCGAGTCGGGAGGCTTCTTGGCTCTGGAGAGCAACATTCCGGATGGTTGCTCGCGCAGCCCCAAACCCACTCCTTGAGGCGTTTCATGCAAGACGGAGCGAGAGCATTCGTGATGGGGAGTTTCAACTCAATACCGAGGGCACTTGCAACATTTTCTTTCGGTTTTCGTAATGTTAGCAGAATGTCATTGTTCTTGTGGCCTTGCAAGAAGTCATTAAGACGGCTAAGGCTAAGAGACACATACCATCTTCTCCTTGATACGCAATAGCCCGCACTTTCCACCCCTCGGACCACGGTCCTTTACGCCAAGCCTCAGACTCAAACCTGAAATCAAGCCAGTATATCCCGTCTTGTTCGATACCGTAATCATCGGGCATCCAATCGCGCGTGACGTCGATGATGTCGGAACGCATCACGTAAGCAGGCGAGGATAGCTTAGCTACCACATCTTTCGTCGTAGACTCTTGCAATGCAATTTGAAGGGGTTTGGGGAGCTTCTCATCGAGTACAAAGCAAAGATATTCGCAGAAAGAACAACCCGCTGCAGCCGAGTTACGAAAAAGTGGAAGATTTGGGTAGCTATCCTTTCTCTCCCAGTGCGCAGCATCACGAACATCTCCCTCGGCGTCATCAAAAACGATGCCCGAGCACTCGTTACACAATGCTTTTGGGCTCGATGACGGCGTTACACAGCTTGATGCCATATTGACATCGAAAAATGGACATCAAGCGGGATGTCAGGAAGGCCAGGTGGGTTGCGGTGGTTGATGAGGGGCTTGAAGCTTCAAGCTACCACATTCGTCCCAACAGCTGATTGgataagatctatatatatCTCCAATTATATGCGGAGATTTGAGCCTGGCGACTCCAACCACAGAACTCAATTCCTTTATTTCAACTGAACGACCATTAAACAGTTTGTGTGATGATAGTGCAAAAATGGACAAAAGAAATAGCAAGGGCTCAATCGGGATTCGAACCCGAGACCTCGCCCATTCACGCTTTGCGCAAGGGTTGGTATAGAACCCGAAGGGCGAATCATACCACTAGACCATTGAGCCGGAGCGACCTCCGTTGATCGGAGGCCAATGGTTGGTGAGATGGGAAAATTTGGGGTCTATGTATGCAAGGAGAAGCCGTGCATCGTCAATTCTGTCGCACAGCTCAAGGCTGTGAGCTATAATTGTGAAAGCCGACTTAAATTTGGTTATTCCCTAACGTGAGTAATGCTAATAATGTCTCATGCAACTCGTAGCGCGGGGTCAAACTCAGTCGCGTGCGGAGCTCCGTCGATGGGTTGGTTGCACCTTGTAAACCTCGAAGGGTTGCTCCTGGCACTCAGCACTGGCCAAGAACGAACCTGACGGGGCAAAATCACACCCAAGCTATTCATTACGAGACAGTTTTCTGCGATGGCCTGCAACTTGAAGCCGAAAAGTTGGAAACCCGAAATGAATTGCTACCAAGCTGGCAAACAATGGGCCTTCAGACCGACCACGCGCATCTTTGTTCCATGTCCTTCCCCAGCGTTTCCACACAGAGGAGATAGACTATGGACCAAGCTTGTTACGTACCAAATTACTGGATGGACATATGGGTCTGTCGAAAGAAGAGCGAAAGTCAACAGTCTGGTTTATTGTACATACACGAATTCTTTGCATTGATGCTTACTTGAGTACTTATGTTGTTGTTTCGAGGTCAGCCCAATCTTTAGTCTGAAAAATTCAGCTTGCTTCTGAACTCTGTAGAAAAGTGGACCGGCACTGATATCCTTCGATCTCGTCCCTTGAACGCTGCTTACGGTCCGTTTTGCCCGATGAATTCAGCGATATGTTTGGCAGCATAACTCCTCAAGGCTCAAGCCATGACCACGTGCTCAACTGCCAACGCTCGGACAATGCGATTGATGATTTCTTCCCATTGCAAACGTAATCTCGTCATGGTTATTCGCTGCTAGTATCTTCTTCACCTCTATGGAACGATCCGGGGGCCGAGGGGGAGAACCACCATCAATCCTTGCTAGCACAACGGTCCAGGCGCTTGTCGTCCAAAGTTGGCAGTGGCAAATTGGCAACTCGCGCCTAATAAAGTCCAAATTGTTTGACTTCCCTCTTCCAGTCTTTTGGCTCAGTGGATTTCTCTTCCCGACAGTTGACACTGACGAGCGCGAGGATCAGGACGAGGTCTGTTCCGGAGCACGGAATGCGGAACAACAGCCTCCCACATGCCATGAGGTAAGGGGATCCCGAATGCGAGGCAAAGCATATCCCTGTATCACTCTCAGTTGATGGGCCGTCTCTCCTCCTTTCAGTCTCTTTCTGCGTCTACGCAGGTTTCGCTTACGATACGCGGTGTCTTGGAATTTTCCTACCGAACATGAATCCATAAACAACAGACTCTCGCCCCGGAGAGTTGTAGCCCTATGAACATTCATTTCCCGGGGTTGAACCAGCTGGACTCAACATAAGTGAGACGATACTCATCTATCTTTCCTGCTGGAAGCCACGCTGATCGCGCGGCATTTGCGAGGGCGGCTGGCGTAGATCCTGTCAGGGTTGTCCAGGTCTGCGGTTCGGGGAGAGCGATTCGCTGGAGGCGCCGGATCGCGGGAATGAGCTATCGCTGGAGAGACCACCACGACGGCACCACCACTACTACGTACAACGACGGCTCCCACGCCTTGCCAGGCACGCGAGGCATGCTTCCTGGCTTGTCCCGAACGCTCCAAAATACGACCTTAATCTTACCATGGGGCTCGTGCGCCAAGAAGTCCAGAGTGCAGGCGTCGTGGAGGCTTCGAACATGGTTCATGACTAGTGTACCCCTTCAACAGCGAGAATCGGCCGCGCAACTACGTTTCAGTCGTCTGAACTTTTCTGGTCGAGATAAGATCTTTAGTTGCGGTATATGGTCATGGCCTCTAGTTGTTTAGACTTTGCTTGGGGGGATATGTTAATCAGTTAGTGTAGTCGAAATTTGGTGTGAGTCAACATCAGGATAGTGTCTACGGAGTGCATTCCGAAGCATCTCGCAACCGCCCCAACGCGGGCTGGAGCGGGGATAGAGTTGGCAAAAGTGGAACATCATGAGCCCCTTCTAATAACCAGGGACTTCACGGGTGGGTTTCGTCTGCCACTTCCGGCTAGGTAACCTGGCACGACTCCAGGGTGTCAACTATCTCGATATTGCAACGTGCCCGGGGTGATGGCAGGTGGGCAGACAAGAGCTTTCAAAAGGGGGCTCGTCCTGCCCGTCAAAACCACAATGCGGTCCATCGTTGAACCCCCTTCCTGAATCGAGCCCGCTCATCTGCCCGTCATGCTTCGATTCAGCAGCATCCTATATCGCGAACTTTCGTGATGTTGACCTCGTCGCCTTGGGCGGCGCTCCTGCTGGCCAGCGTCCTTTCTTACTCCGCGCTCGCGGACGATTCTTGTTCAAGTTCTACTGACCCATTAGTATTACCCATAAAAGTAAGGAACAACTTCACGAGTCATTCATTCACTTTTCATCACGTTTTGCTTCCTTTGGGTGTGTGTCTATGTGTGTTTCTgtctgtgtgtgtgtgttgcCGTGTGCGACTGTAGCTCTTGTTGACTTACATACTTTCTCTTCAGAACGTTACCTTTCCCAATGGCATCGGTGCCAATCGAGGCCTCAAGCTCACGCTTGGTGGCCAGGTTCAAGGCATGCGCATGTCCACCATCTTAAACAACACGCGAGTTAGAAATAGTCTGGACTGCCCGGACAACTCAACATACGCATTCGTCGGCTGCCAAGGAGCCTCGGGCAGTGTATACGACACCACAGGAGGCACATTCAGCCAAGTCGTCAACATCAAGGACTGGAACGTAACGTATGGTATCTACCTAGCCGAGTTGTCCGAGATACATGACTGACTCCCCTCTAGAACAATCGACGCTCAGCCTGAAGATGGTGAAACGACGGTCCTCCATGGATACGATGTCGCAAACTTCACCGATGCTCCAGCCGTAGCCTATGGGTATCCCTTCGAGGTATGGGCCGATTATGACTCCATGAACAAAAGCGCCATCGCATTTGGTTCGAACTCGTCCACCCTCGACAGCTTCGTAAGGAACGACTTGGCCCCCACGACAAGCTTCAGCCTGGACTACGGCTCAACATCAGAGCTTCACCCTCGCGACGGCCAGCTAGTCATCGGCGGCTACAACGAAGCACGCTACAACGAGTCCCAGGTTGCAGAGTTCAGCATGTGGGGAGCCAACGCCCCGGTCCCGTGCCCTCTCCAGGTTCTCGTGTCCGACATCGTCCTCACCAATACTGACGGCGATCACTCTCTCTTCGACCCGGGCGTCAAGGTGGCTGCCTGTATTGATACAGTGCAGAACAGCTTCACCCTCACGCAGAACATGTTTGCCAAGCTCCAGAGCCTCGGTAACCACACCGCGACTGACGGCATGGCCTTTGGAGAATCCGACTTCCCCAAGGACCGTGAGTCCCTCCTCGGCTCCCTGACCATCAAGCTATCCAACGGCTATACAAGCGTCATCCCTCATTACGAACTGGTCAGCCATGTACGCGGCACGGATGCCCGTGGTAGATATGCTGTGCTCAACAACAGCAGGATCAGCACCTCGGTTGCATCAGGTATGAGCGATCTGGGTGACAACATTCCCATCCTCGGAGGCGTCTTCCTGTCGCAGAACTACCTCCACGTCGACTATGACGCGGGTAAATTCTGGCTAAGCCCGCAAGTAGCCAACGGCACTCTACCAGACCACATCACATCATCATGTAACGGCACCTCATCCTCGAGCGGCGGTAACAAAGCCGCCCTGGGCGTCAAAGTAGGCGTGCCGGTAGCCATCGGTGCCGCCCTAATCTTCTTTGTCGCAATGTGGTTCTGGTTGAAGAATCGCAAACCCAAGCAAAACGGGCAGTTTGCAGGCGCGTCTCGCTCCATCCCGCGATCGGAGAAGCGCGACGCCCCAGACTCCAAGTCCTCTACAACCAATTTCGCCGGCTATCACAATGTTAACCACGCGAATCCCGATGGCCATATGGAACTCGAAGGCGACCTCGGCCACGCCGTAGGCCACCAACAACAACGAGCCGAACTAGCGGAACCCGCGCCGGCATACAAGTCGGAGTGGCCCCGGCAGAACTCTATCCAAGGCGAGAGCGCCGCGTATTATCAGCAATTCGAGGAGCCAGGCGAGAGTTACGAGCTTGCAGACACGTCGCCGCACTCTCAACTTACACAGTCTCCTCAAGAACTTCAGCAGCCTCCACACCCCCAGATCGTCATCCCACCAACAAATCCACCTCCCATCAAACGAAAGGACACCGGCTTGAGCGACTGGGTGCCGAGTCCAGCGACACTGAAGAAACAGTTGTCGGGGTTCAGCGAGGCCGTCTCACCGACGAGCACACGTGCGAACAGCACGAGGGTTAATCCACATATTTCTCCTGTTTAGCGTATTTGAGGATAGATGAGTAATGATAATTCACTTCTTGAGGCATGAAACACATGACCCTGGTTACCTATGCAAATGTACAGAATGAGTTTCTGATTGGAGTTTGTGAGCGGATCGTCGTTATTCTGTGACATTTGTGGGCACTGATGATCGATCCTGCCTCCTTTATATGTCTGAGGATGATAAAGGGGTCCATATAGCGCAGTCACTCCGTTGGATCATCGCTTCCACATCACAGAGGCTGTAGTAGTTAACGACGTCGCGCAAGAGTTAGACTAGTAATATCTAATCAGATTACATTCAACTCCACGGGgtatctatttaataataataataatagtctaTCGGATTaaaagtccaattcgactgcggcatatagccgactgcgcaggggctaattaagggccctatttataattatcgtaactagcttaacttatagttaaaacctcttttttatacttactacgtaaatatttatatagtttaattaatctcttcgttaattacggtttaaactaactactttataatgaggatactaatactaattaataattaaattctattattataaattagtaaagtatctcgctatataaaaaagataacttcttaatactatataaaataagaaattcgtactaattaaccttataaaaataaataaaaaagaggcgatttttaaataccgtacggaattaagtaatcgtaaccctttattacttacgaaaagtcgatatttattatattaaattatattaattaatggaactacttaagtaattagccttttattattaccccgagtagcttttttattaaacgacttttttatagccggcccgtaattaaaaattaattaattaaattaataaaaaaaaatacttacgtaacgactacccgcttaattaattagtataataaataaacttaataatataatataaaagagtattacgtaattaaaaaaggggatttttaaacgtaaatattcttatttaataataaaagtaaccctataagagttattaagctaagagatctatagtatataaaaaagtttattattacgaagattttataaacataaccttaagcccgcgatctaaataacttttttatagctctcttaactaccccctaagtattatttaagaatataatataaaaaacggtttaataagggagaaggggatttaaaggtcttaataatattaagttaagaatattataaatcttagaaattaacttaaaaaaaaagcggctattttaaagtagtcctacgacctcccgttagagttattattaacttaaaaaaaagctaaaaagacgaggatttaaggagaaaaaaaaagaatcttttagAGAGTTACtaaaaggcttttttttatattagctcttaatataagattattaattttaaaaaattaattaaataataaaaggtattattaatacgtaataattacttaactataattaagctacgaaaaagactacttaaaaaatataaaatagggtaccgagaggctataaaaaataagatctttaaaatatttaaccttactacgtatgagtaataaataagtatttttaataagtccttaaaatctacgattttataaaaaagagggcttaacttcgttaactatacttaacgacttatatagttcttaatagcttatatagcttttttataagctacttagcgtttatttttaactattcttataaaatactaccttaaaaaaggtaagttaaaaaaggaagctatttagagattataaaaagcacgaggcttaagaagctaaaaatatataggatagtaaaaattagtaactaataaagatcccgagactaattattatatcttcttatagtaatataaacgtttattattattattataaaaaagaactactaaaacctacttttttatactaaataaaaaagaggatcttagtaaatataatagctagcgatttaaaaaggtaataataatcgctaaaaatagtaaaaacgaaaatagtaataaaacggTAAGAGGAAATAGGAATTtcctaaactttaataaattcgttaagtagtaaaagtacggatttattataactagcgcgcggattaaatacatccttattaaaattaaatatactaataactattaatataaatataagctagagtataacccttagtaagttagggtaaaaaagaaggggacgaaacccgattttaaataaaatcctaatcctttataaataaataaatattaacctaaactattaggggacgtagatatatagaatcgcagattagcttaataataagtaaattaacgtagtattaatctatttaactaaggtttataaaaaaaaggggctataggggtaacccctattttataagattataaacgaccttagttactaattagataaatagtttataaatataagcttaggaattacgaaagtagttaatagatttctttatgggcgaggggtattattagcgtaattataattataagagctatacgaaatattaataacgataattataaaggaggaattcgtactatagaactaggtataggtcgatagagcgtataatcgctttaacgaatttaaaaaaaaaggtaaacgacctagatttcctccttataattactaacggaaatttattattataaaaggatatactggggtaaaatatagtactaaaagtacgataattaataattctgcttattttaatttataacttattattattactaatacgaaatttaacgctaattagttaataaaaaaagaagtaaacgacccgaagttattaatagtacgtagtaacgtagggattatatataaatattaaaaatctagtaataaatacgaagtaatttatagatcttaaaaagatctttttaaaaaagaaattatattccaaggggaagtataaggtcttataataaaccctaacgatattttataattattataaaaaagtcggaattagggaatactagtactatttagtaattaatatcgtacttataaataaagcctctaattattattataaagcggtacgtaattttaattaaaataactttcttagtataattaacgtaatccgaaactacttcgagacttataataagaacttagagctcttatctaagctacgagcgattttttttatatttataattaggataatagagggtaaattataaatagagatttttaaagagcttattaatcaaattaataagctagcgaaaacctagttaaataaggggataaataagcagaaagttagatatttttatattataatttagcgtatactaaaaataaaaataaccctatactaagtacctaaagattacgaaacgctctactcgaggctaagatttagttttaatattaaaataagaataccgcgctaaacttatttttaagtatataacggcccttattaataatattaagttaattaaatatataataagaaaggaaaagaggctagatacggtaatcgctagtaaggaggcctagattcgttaaataagtagagatttaacttataaataaagtaatagaagaggtaatattatatttataaaaaggataaatattagttaagtaactattctaaagaagagcgtattaaatcgtataaataatataaaaagttaagggtaataaatagtaaaactagcctttattaatttaactaattttttattatatataagggtaaatctaggggtatagaacctagcgacggtagttaaaatagcggcttaaagtatatactccctataagagatttaaaaaataaggaagattttaccccctatattaacgaattaaattataacgaaatcgataatattaactactctttttttaccccgttagtttttaaaaaatatacgaagctaaacgaatagagagtagtaaaagctcttaataaataagcttttatttataaatagtaagggaaggtcccttagataacggatatagaagtagctaaaagggcgaatttaatagggccaaagcctattctcttaataattaaggagaagatgctatttctcttaatatttaaagaaaaagaatataatactaagtaaatctaggaatagctagaggggtcctttttatattacttagattttttaaatactaagctcgtataagtattttatataaataaaaagtacggcttaaataatttttataaaattatcctaaatactaaagtatcgtaataattaagtagaaaaaaagggtaattctaagcgctataaaagattgcgctagtaatacttaatatattaatagcgggtattataaaaattagtttcggcctaagtaaggaaatcgtcgccctaagtatagtaaaaatagagacgtattttagaataatgactttttatattttacccgttaataccctatttctcttatatttaaaaaatatagattaactaagtattatatttaataatacgaagaacagaatttctaataataagtactttaaaatagtcgaacgataataggggtatacgtttataaagcttattaataatacgaagttaattaattatttaacggaaaataagcttagaaaactatattagaaatttaagtacccgtcggttacgaagctatataacctcttaaaataattaagtaataataatattaaaataagggcgctagagtagttaataaaagtatattattaatattaaataaatacgcagagcctacgtaaatttaagtttaaattatataataagctgaattttaactaggaaatcgttgttaatattttttatttaaatagttagctagtactatatataattaacgtagctatatccttttaagtagggtaattcctccgggatttataaataaagatagtatagatagccctataaaaaagctagattaatatatactaaggaccgctaaacggtattaaaaccgacgctaatactagttttaagttaataaaatttagggacaatacgacggcttataatatataattaaaagttatacttattaaagcgtactatagtattaaaaaggtaaaaagggtatattaataattaaaaagggcgtttagaattattaaaaaggaaaatccggattttattaataacgaatgcttctaaatagtatttaaatactataacgatactatggggcctaacggacttatactaacattattaatatttagagtatatttaaaaacgaccttagctttattattattactaagtataagctaacgagcccgagtaattaaaaaagtaatataagtactgcgcgagataaatataaaaaaagtaaattaataaggtaattattatacgtaataggcccgatatagggagtaatttaaatatattactaaattcggatatataaatatagcgcgaaattacttaataataagctaggctatataagttaatttttatttacgagcgctcttatatagttacgagagattataattaattattcgaagtattaattatagtagttaaaccgtattatataaatcttaacgaggtaatttctaacttataaaaaaaagaagagttaggggaaactatataacccgtagtagaggtataagaaattatccttaataaaatcgttataataatattaataaataataaagaaaaggaaattactaaaagagtactaatactactagcgagacgttataaaaaactataatagtaagccctaacgtagtaatttattattagtaacgaggtaattaatattttttatataataaaaaagaaagccgattttaagctagcggttaaactacgtaaaaaaggcataattataactattaaaaagccgtataagggattagatcttattaaaataaatactctttataatcgaggggtttattaatttatcctatataacttaaaaaaatatataaacctttatatatttaaattataaatagtttataaaattaaagggaaaggaataccctagctatacgagaaatttagatacgtaatttaggggtatagcgatattaaaaaggtaacgatacttatataattgcttactatatagtactatagctaacgattaataataatattaatagtattactatagaaaaagggatacgagatttagagctataatattacttaggcctatacctaattagttatagggcttataaaaaaaatcctagcctatttactaaaggaaatagctagtaagtacttagaaagcataattattaaagtacttaagctactatataggctcgtagaatcgggtacttattaataagctacttattacgatttttatattaattaattattaataattacttctatatacgacccgtgcttattaattacggagtataaagataactaatttaggactattaaaatataaattaataatatattaagcctatttaatattaactttataaaaaaggaggataaggagctttaaaaagcgggtttcgtaataaagctaaaagaggtctttataataaatacccccttagtatttaatagcgggattcttataattaaaagggaaaccgtcgttttttaataaaaggggtaaagtaaaaaaataaactttattaatccgaacgtaattaatattaaaaagtaatataaagctaagctcgcgcgatgggtatatattataagtatttattagcccgaggtaacttttaattatactagggtagcgtaagct is a window encoding:
- a CDS encoding HET domain-containing protein, which encodes MASSCVTPSSSPKALCNECSGIVFDDAEGDVRDAAHWERKDSYPNLPLFRNSAAAGCSFCEYLCFVLDEKLPKPLQIALQESTTKDVVAKLSSPAYVMRSDIIDVTRDWMPDDYGIEQDGIYWLDFRFESEAWRKGPWSEGWKVRAIAYQGEDENVASALGIELKLPITNALAPSCMKRLKEWVWGCASNHPECCSPEPRSLPTRLIKVGEMSDGIARLVMSDKLPPTTSYIALSYCWGPPSVSKSQLITTAATLADRQTKIPLPEMPDTIRDAVVFARHMGIKYIWIDALCIIQDDAEDWAKEAALMFAVYRHATLTLVAAAGDTSHSGFLKRSSPGPSVLVPFESKKGQGRVSGTYVLSALNEHRTWDADYPSHMHTRAWATRAWTYQEDLMSTRVLYFDNHTSYFRCQTERRLEHSSKVYDNVQSWHHLLSPAPEDIPYNEVKERRESLYERWKDLIIEYTRRKLTVSNDKFSALSGLARTFSPALEDEYVAGLWKNDLVRGMLWNTVMQPSKPKAWRAPSWSWASSDAEIAWDLRFSLPLIQKCSIENIHIETAGSDPFGRLESAWIELCAVCVPVVLRPVQQAESDQDTYLAEVLFYEGGKIMAHGSLDAVAPSGLRNDGTFKLADFGQADEIADVSAVVLASRCVIFGLDRSSGERKFSSPSFPTGLLVKSSPEQGEIVSSLPIYKRLGTFRTETEEQTEAWLTLTQSRLKLI